One Porphyromonas pogonae genomic region harbors:
- the rnr gene encoding ribonuclease R, which yields MSRKNKMMPKANNKKKAQPSKSNRAARRAKGMKDSDLRGAIVVAFEHNPDKLLNYKQVSRALGQDKLTQKEVVVGLMNDLAQTGVLQEIEPGRYKYNNKSVIIEGIFDRRYSGHHVVIPDDGSESILISEVNAGHALEGDRVRVQLYAKRKGREQEGEVIEILERKESIFIGRLQLNKEFAFLITESKDLSHDIFIPKDCLLNAKNNDKVVVRIKEWPENAKNPIGEVVDVLGQSGNNDVEMNAILVEYGLPYTYPKEVEEAADKLSAEISPEELAVREDFRKVLTFTIDPKDAKDFDDALSYRVLPDNNYEIGVHIADVSHFVKEGDIIDREAYKRATSIYLVDRTIPMLPERLCNELCSLRPNEEKYAYSCIFKMNEDADVLDYHIVRTVIESDRRFTYEEAQQIIEQGEGECSEAILKMNDLAQKLRTRRFDKGAIAFERQEVKFEIDDKGRPTGIIIKESKEANKLIEEFMLLANKTVAAHVGKDKKGKGDEGKTFVYRVHDQPDPDKLSTLSEFIRKFGYKLKTEGSNVEIGKSINKLLDKVQGKPEENLIETIAIRSMAKAIYSTDNLGHYGLAFDFYTHFTSPIRRYPDLMVHRLLTRYMIDKKKSADKSEYEERCEHSSAMEQLAANAERASIKYKQVEYMSERVGKVFDGVISGVTEWGIYVELNQSKCEGLVPIRCLDDDFYEYDDKNYCLIGRKYHHKYNLGDAVTVRVAQANLVRKQLDFDLAD from the coding sequence ATGAGTAGAAAAAATAAAATGATGCCGAAGGCTAATAACAAGAAGAAAGCACAGCCATCGAAAAGTAACAGGGCTGCACGTAGAGCCAAAGGAATGAAAGACTCTGACCTGCGTGGAGCTATTGTGGTGGCTTTCGAGCATAATCCTGACAAACTGCTAAACTACAAACAAGTGAGTAGGGCTTTGGGGCAAGATAAATTGACCCAAAAAGAAGTTGTGGTAGGTCTGATGAATGATCTGGCACAAACCGGTGTTTTGCAGGAGATAGAACCCGGTAGATATAAATACAATAATAAGAGTGTAATTATAGAAGGTATATTCGACCGCAGATACAGTGGACATCACGTAGTCATCCCTGACGATGGATCGGAGAGTATATTGATATCGGAAGTCAATGCGGGGCATGCGTTGGAGGGCGATAGAGTGCGCGTTCAACTTTATGCCAAGCGTAAAGGTCGTGAGCAGGAAGGTGAAGTAATAGAAATACTGGAGCGTAAGGAGTCAATCTTTATCGGACGTCTTCAACTCAACAAGGAGTTTGCATTTCTCATCACCGAGAGTAAAGATTTGTCGCATGACATATTTATTCCCAAGGACTGTCTCCTAAATGCCAAGAACAATGATAAGGTAGTGGTGCGAATCAAGGAATGGCCTGAAAATGCCAAGAACCCTATCGGCGAAGTTGTAGATGTGCTGGGGCAATCGGGCAACAATGATGTAGAGATGAATGCTATTCTTGTGGAATACGGACTCCCTTATACATATCCCAAGGAAGTCGAAGAAGCTGCCGATAAACTCTCGGCTGAGATATCCCCAGAGGAACTTGCCGTGAGAGAAGACTTTCGCAAGGTGCTTACCTTTACCATTGACCCCAAAGATGCTAAGGACTTTGACGATGCTTTGTCCTATCGTGTACTTCCGGACAATAATTATGAAATCGGAGTGCATATTGCCGATGTAAGTCATTTTGTCAAAGAGGGAGATATTATTGATCGCGAAGCCTATAAAAGGGCTACCAGTATTTATTTGGTCGATCGCACTATACCTATGCTTCCTGAGAGGCTGTGTAATGAACTATGCTCACTTCGCCCCAATGAAGAGAAGTATGCTTACAGTTGTATATTCAAGATGAATGAAGATGCCGATGTACTCGACTATCACATCGTACGCACAGTGATTGAGAGTGATAGGCGTTTTACTTACGAAGAAGCTCAGCAAATCATAGAGCAGGGTGAGGGCGAGTGCTCCGAAGCCATTTTGAAGATGAATGATTTGGCACAGAAGCTCCGTACACGACGATTTGACAAAGGTGCTATTGCCTTCGAGCGGCAAGAAGTCAAATTTGAGATCGATGACAAGGGAAGGCCTACAGGCATTATCATAAAGGAAAGTAAGGAGGCCAATAAACTCATTGAGGAGTTTATGTTGCTTGCCAACAAAACGGTAGCGGCACATGTAGGGAAGGACAAGAAAGGCAAGGGAGACGAAGGCAAAACCTTTGTATACAGAGTGCATGACCAACCCGATCCCGATAAACTCTCTACTCTGTCCGAGTTTATACGCAAATTTGGATATAAACTCAAGACAGAAGGTAGTAACGTAGAGATAGGCAAAAGCATCAATAAGCTTCTTGATAAAGTGCAGGGAAAACCCGAAGAGAATCTCATCGAGACCATAGCCATACGCTCTATGGCCAAGGCTATCTACTCAACGGACAATCTGGGGCACTATGGTTTGGCTTTCGATTTCTATACCCATTTTACCTCTCCTATCAGACGTTATCCCGACTTGATGGTACACCGTCTGCTTACCCGCTACATGATAGATAAGAAAAAATCTGCGGATAAATCGGAATACGAAGAAAGATGCGAGCACTCCTCTGCTATGGAACAACTCGCAGCCAATGCTGAGCGTGCTTCCATCAAGTACAAGCAAGTGGAGTATATGAGTGAGCGTGTGGGTAAAGTGTTCGATGGTGTTATATCCGGCGTTACTGAGTGGGGTATCTATGTAGAGCTCAATCAGAGCAAATGTGAGGGTTTGGTTCCTATCAGATGTCTTGACGATGATTTCTATGAGTATGACGATAAGAACTATTGCCTTATCGGAAGGAAATATCATCACAAATATAATCTGGGAGATGCCGTTACGGTAAGAGTAGCCCAAGCTAATCTGGTGCGTAAGCAACTCGACTTCGATCTCGCCGATTGA
- a CDS encoding sensor histidine kinase: MKKGAIWALAIVILAAFIQLFAVQISYYNRMDDMRKEQFMRLSKSALKEVAEQVKMKEMARYLNDGLKGSNYAIRSYAMSSNHRDPNDTQTNEDVVVSSQDSMRMMEIVKGFTKNIPQDKKKRVVPSDTMAKVEDYLLKIESTPSEKLIKEYFLSKSSLDMLMLRYLYDCNKDSLAQMIDSRTLRSSLRYELDEVGICDPFYLQLYSKDDQLIYEYLPPGKLRVRATADNSISQRLFVSSEDLNEMAPYVKVVFINPSHNDKWAYAIPGMVSTLIVFILTVFALTTLFKQQSFQLRKTDFINNMTHELKTPVSSISLAGQMLRDEKIREQPQKMQQLVGIINSESRRLSMLIEKVLQFSLFEDARFKLKLKTVDANEIILSVAEVYVLKVQQTGGDLNLNLEAEDTWVQADEMHFTNVLFNLMDNAVKYKKTDCPMNLTVETYNENDKLFIIIEDNGQGIPKDSLKRIFERFYRVPTGNRHDAKGFGLGLAYVDKVVEMMSGRIHAESVVGHGTKMIIELPIAKIV, translated from the coding sequence ATGAAAAAAGGAGCCATTTGGGCTTTGGCAATTGTTATACTTGCGGCATTCATCCAATTGTTTGCCGTACAAATCTCTTATTATAATAGGATGGACGATATGCGTAAAGAACAATTTATGCGTCTGTCCAAATCTGCATTGAAAGAGGTTGCCGAGCAGGTCAAGATGAAAGAAATGGCTCGCTATCTCAATGATGGTCTCAAGGGAAGTAACTATGCCATTCGTAGCTACGCCATGAGCAGTAACCACCGTGATCCCAATGATACACAGACCAATGAAGATGTTGTAGTATCCTCGCAAGACTCTATGCGGATGATGGAGATCGTAAAAGGATTTACCAAAAATATCCCTCAAGACAAGAAAAAAAGAGTGGTGCCTTCTGATACTATGGCCAAGGTGGAGGACTATTTACTCAAAATAGAAAGTACTCCCAGCGAAAAGCTTATCAAAGAATATTTCCTTTCAAAATCTTCTTTGGATATGCTCATGCTACGCTATTTGTACGACTGTAACAAGGATAGTCTGGCACAAATGATAGACTCTCGCACACTAAGGAGCAGTCTGAGATATGAATTGGATGAAGTGGGGATTTGTGATCCCTTTTATCTCCAACTCTATTCCAAGGACGACCAGCTTATATACGAGTATCTCCCGCCCGGAAAGCTCAGGGTACGTGCTACGGCTGATAATTCCATCTCCCAACGCTTGTTTGTCTCCAGCGAGGATCTCAATGAAATGGCTCCGTACGTCAAAGTGGTATTTATCAATCCTTCCCATAACGACAAATGGGCTTATGCTATCCCGGGTATGGTGTCTACTCTTATTGTATTCATTCTTACAGTATTTGCGCTCACAACACTCTTCAAGCAACAGAGTTTCCAGTTGCGCAAGACGGATTTTATCAATAATATGACCCATGAGCTCAAGACACCGGTAAGCTCTATCAGCTTGGCAGGACAGATGCTAAGGGATGAAAAGATACGTGAGCAACCTCAAAAGATGCAGCAGCTCGTAGGCATTATCAATAGTGAGAGCCGAAGGCTTTCCATGTTGATAGAAAAGGTGTTGCAGTTTTCTTTGTTTGAGGATGCACGGTTTAAGCTCAAGCTCAAGACTGTGGATGCCAATGAGATTATACTCTCTGTAGCGGAGGTCTATGTACTCAAGGTGCAACAGACAGGTGGCGATCTTAATCTTAATCTTGAAGCTGAGGATACATGGGTACAAGCTGATGAGATGCATTTCACCAATGTTCTTTTCAATCTCATGGACAATGCTGTAAAGTATAAGAAGACCGATTGTCCGATGAATCTCACCGTGGAGACTTACAATGAGAATGATAAGCTCTTTATCATTATAGAAGATAACGGGCAGGGTATTCCCAAAGATAGCCTAAAGCGGATTTTTGAGCGATTCTATAGAGTTCCTACAGGAAATCGACATGATGCCAAAGGGTTTGGCCTGGGGCTTGCTTATGTAGACAAAGTGGTAGAGATGATGAGTGGTCGCATTCACGCTGAGAGTGTGGTGGGACATGGGACTAAAATGATAATTGAACTTCCTATAGCTAAAATTGTTTAA
- a CDS encoding M48 family metallopeptidase, translating into MNKKIQLFLSTLALSLLIVACGVVPITGRRQVKLLPDQEILQSSNLQYHQFIREAPLSRDSRVQTRVRRVGERIANATMQYLHDNNMQEMAKQMKWEFNVVNSDQINAFCMPGGKIVVYTGILNMVSSDDELATIISHEVSHAVANHSNERISQEMLRRMGGQALGVAVSGQSRMLQTTIGQAYGLGSQLLVTLPYSRTQEYEADKIGMVFMGMAGYNPQAAITLWQKMAARGKGSPAEFMSTHPSDGNRVKALQEFLPQAMKYYGGEQSKTSVKAPSGNKTQNYKTSEKWHF; encoded by the coding sequence ATGAACAAAAAGATACAACTCTTTCTGAGCACACTGGCTCTATCTCTGCTCATCGTGGCTTGTGGTGTAGTGCCTATCACCGGCAGAAGGCAAGTAAAACTTTTGCCTGATCAGGAGATTTTACAGTCAAGCAACTTACAGTATCATCAGTTTATCAGGGAGGCTCCACTAAGCAGAGACTCACGAGTACAAACAAGAGTGAGACGTGTGGGGGAACGTATAGCCAATGCTACCATGCAGTACTTGCACGACAATAACATGCAAGAGATGGCAAAGCAAATGAAATGGGAATTCAATGTTGTAAACAGTGATCAGATCAATGCCTTCTGTATGCCGGGGGGAAAAATCGTTGTTTATACAGGGATACTCAATATGGTATCATCTGATGACGAACTAGCCACGATAATCAGTCACGAAGTAAGCCATGCCGTTGCCAACCACTCCAATGAGCGCATCTCTCAGGAAATGCTGCGTCGCATGGGAGGCCAAGCACTGGGAGTAGCTGTAAGTGGACAATCACGTATGTTACAAACAACTATAGGCCAAGCCTATGGATTGGGGTCACAGCTTCTCGTGACTCTGCCTTACAGCCGCACTCAGGAATACGAAGCTGATAAGATAGGTATGGTATTTATGGGTATGGCGGGATATAACCCCCAAGCAGCGATCACCCTATGGCAGAAAATGGCAGCAAGGGGCAAGGGGAGCCCTGCTGAGTTTATGAGTACACACCCCAGTGATGGGAACAGGGTAAAAGCTTTGCAAGAATTCCTACCGCAAGCGATGAAATACTACGGGGGAGAGCAAAGTAAAACATCCGTAAAAGCACCCTCCGGCAACAAAACACAAAACTACAAGACCTCCGAGAAGTGGCATTTCTGA
- the rprY gene encoding response regulator transcription factor RprY: MDEQIRIFFCEDDDSLGLLLKEFLETKNFIVDLFPDGEQGFEGFPHNQYDLCILDVMMPKMDGFTLAKEIRNIDPKVPIIFLTARGMKEDVLEGFRAGADDYMSKPFSMEELLLRVEAIMRRINGRKEDQQAYYRIGMYTFDTLNQTLSLGDKTIKLTTKESELLILLCTHANQTLERNYALKTIWVDDNYFNARSMDVYVTKLRKLLKDDPNIAIKNVHGKGYKLVIPPESEEENNISGDL; the protein is encoded by the coding sequence ATGGATGAGCAAATAAGAATTTTTTTCTGTGAAGATGATGATAGTTTGGGACTATTGCTCAAAGAGTTTTTAGAAACCAAAAATTTTATTGTCGATCTTTTCCCCGATGGAGAGCAGGGGTTCGAAGGATTTCCCCACAATCAGTACGACCTCTGTATCTTGGACGTGATGATGCCTAAGATGGACGGATTTACGCTTGCTAAAGAAATACGTAATATTGACCCTAAAGTTCCTATTATTTTCCTTACTGCAAGAGGAATGAAAGAGGATGTTCTGGAAGGGTTCAGAGCCGGAGCAGACGACTATATGTCCAAGCCTTTCAGTATGGAAGAGCTATTGCTTCGCGTGGAGGCTATCATGCGCCGTATCAATGGTCGCAAAGAAGATCAGCAGGCTTATTATAGGATAGGTATGTACACATTCGACACTCTCAACCAAACTCTTTCGTTGGGAGATAAGACTATCAAGCTTACAACGAAGGAAAGTGAATTGCTGATCTTGCTTTGTACTCATGCCAATCAAACCTTGGAAAGAAATTACGCTCTTAAAACTATTTGGGTCGATGACAATTACTTCAATGCACGTAGCATGGACGTATATGTTACTAAGTTGAGAAAATTGCTTAAGGACGATCCTAACATTGCTATCAAGAATGTTCACGGTAAGGGCTATAAGCTGGTAATACCACCGGAATCAGAAGAAGAGAATAATATTTCGGGAGATTTGTAA
- a CDS encoding aspartate ammonia-lyase, producing MKAEDHKTRIESDLIGDREISNDKLYGVQTLRGIENFEISNFHLMDYPLFIKGLAMTKESAAIANHRLGLLSDEQKNAIVEACHEIIQGKHHDQFPIDMIQGGAGTTTNMNANEVICNRALQLMNHQPGEFQFLSPNDHVNCSQSTNDAYPTAIHLGLYGTHLEFRKHLILLIDSLKQKGKEFAHVLKMGRTQLQDAVPMTLGQTFTGFASILEIELANLDFSANEFLSVNMGATAIGTGICAEPNYAPYCIEAMRDVTGWNIKLAADLVGATSDTSGMVGYSSALKRIAIKVNKICNDIRLLSSGPRCGLNEFNIPAVQPGSSIMPGKVNPVIPEVMNQICYKVMGNDLTVSLAGDAAQMELNAMEPIMAQCCFESANILTNGFETLRTKCIEGITANEDVCRNYIKQSIGIVTALNPIIGYKNSTKIAKEAMQTGKGVYDLVLEHGILEKEELDTILSPENMIRPVKLNIKPKK from the coding sequence ATGAAAGCAGAAGACCACAAAACACGCATCGAAAGTGACCTTATTGGTGACAGAGAGATCTCAAATGACAAACTATACGGAGTACAAACACTCAGAGGTATTGAAAATTTTGAGATCAGTAACTTTCATCTCATGGACTATCCTCTTTTTATCAAAGGACTGGCCATGACAAAGGAATCGGCAGCTATTGCGAATCATCGCTTAGGTCTGCTTAGTGACGAACAGAAGAATGCTATCGTCGAGGCTTGTCATGAAATCATTCAAGGCAAACACCACGACCAGTTCCCTATCGACATGATACAAGGCGGAGCAGGTACTACGACAAATATGAATGCCAACGAAGTAATCTGCAACCGAGCTTTACAACTAATGAATCATCAGCCGGGAGAGTTCCAATTCTTATCGCCCAACGATCATGTAAATTGCTCACAGTCTACCAATGATGCATACCCCACAGCTATACATCTGGGACTTTACGGCACACATCTCGAATTCCGCAAACACCTGATCTTACTCATCGACTCCCTCAAACAAAAGGGTAAGGAGTTTGCACATGTACTCAAAATGGGACGCACACAGCTACAAGATGCCGTACCCATGACTCTGGGCCAAACCTTCACAGGCTTTGCTTCTATATTGGAGATAGAACTTGCCAACCTCGACTTCTCAGCCAACGAATTCTTATCAGTAAACATGGGTGCTACGGCTATAGGTACAGGTATCTGTGCCGAGCCCAACTATGCTCCGTACTGCATAGAGGCCATGAGAGATGTTACGGGATGGAACATCAAGCTGGCAGCTGATCTTGTAGGTGCTACCAGCGACACCTCAGGTATGGTAGGCTACAGCTCTGCACTGAAGAGAATAGCCATCAAAGTAAATAAGATTTGCAATGATATCAGATTGCTATCTTCGGGACCAAGATGCGGGCTCAATGAATTTAATATCCCGGCAGTACAACCCGGATCATCTATCATGCCCGGTAAGGTAAACCCCGTAATCCCTGAAGTGATGAACCAAATCTGCTACAAGGTAATGGGTAATGACCTCACCGTATCACTCGCGGGCGATGCTGCACAGATGGAACTCAATGCTATGGAGCCCATCATGGCTCAATGTTGCTTTGAATCGGCCAATATACTTACCAACGGTTTTGAAACCCTTCGCACCAAATGTATCGAAGGCATCACAGCCAATGAAGATGTGTGTCGCAACTACATCAAACAAAGCATTGGCATTGTAACGGCTCTGAATCCTATCATCGGATATAAGAACTCTACCAAAATAGCTAAAGAAGCTATGCAAACAGGCAAGGGTGTATATGATCTTGTATTGGAGCACGGTATACTCGAAAAAGAAGAGCTTGATACCATACTCTCTCCCGAAAACATGATCCGCCCTGTGAAGCTGAACATCAAACCTAAAAAATAA
- a CDS encoding alpha-L-fucosidase, with product MTNRHRTALGTIICTIFLTSGITRAQQPTSTLPVPTEAQIRWQDMETYAFIHFGLNTYNDLEWGYGNTPASTFNPKQLDCRQWVSTLKQAGMKGVILTAKHHDGFCLWPTATTEYSVKNTSWKNGKGDLVKDLSDECKRQGLKFGIYLSPWDRHHPEYGKKGYREVFLQQINELTSNYGQLFEYWFDGANGGNGWYGGADEYRNIDPKTYYQYHKGCELLRKNNPDIMIFGGTEPTIRWVGNERGIAGETNWSMYDYDAEKQHTQAQYGMEQASQWIPAECDVSIRPGWFYHPREDHQVRSVANLVDLYYKSVGRNATLLLNCPINLDGKIPTQDSLNLINFHKAIVSSFAHNMLRESAIKASSTGAKDRPAGLITDGNNDTFWHSADPDPSPSLIFTLPKATTTNCLMLREYIRLGQRVQSFKIEYLDGKDWTPVMTAEKLTTIGHKRLICFSPITTRSLRITFTGARGSVCISEIGAYKTKEFIEPARVQRSSNDSISIVPSSPDVSLEVAVADSKTPSSSPQIRWKQYCAPLLWAHANRTLFIRQTSLLGHDQLVQQVNPGIPASWMKVTGTDNKSGNKLFDLNGFSSWQPEKGKKSVEIVVKAPIVIKKIVYTPDQNRDASGHIHTYSLLLDGKEVRKGEFSNIKNNPIPQEIILNQPIKAQKIELRVIHTVDNTGHISIGDLSIYTH from the coding sequence ATGACAAACCGGCATCGCACTGCTTTAGGCACTATTATTTGTACTATATTCCTCACAAGCGGAATAACTCGCGCTCAGCAACCTACTTCGACATTACCGGTACCGACTGAAGCCCAGATAAGATGGCAAGATATGGAAACTTATGCCTTCATTCATTTCGGGCTCAATACATACAACGACTTAGAATGGGGCTACGGCAATACCCCCGCCTCTACATTCAACCCTAAGCAACTCGATTGTCGCCAGTGGGTATCTACCTTGAAGCAAGCAGGCATGAAGGGGGTCATACTCACAGCTAAGCATCATGATGGGTTTTGCCTATGGCCTACAGCTACGACCGAGTATAGTGTAAAGAACACGTCATGGAAAAATGGCAAAGGCGATCTTGTCAAAGACCTGAGCGATGAATGCAAACGCCAGGGGCTCAAATTCGGCATTTATCTCTCCCCCTGGGATAGACACCACCCTGAATATGGTAAGAAAGGCTATCGTGAGGTCTTCCTCCAACAAATCAATGAGCTCACCTCCAACTACGGGCAGCTTTTTGAATACTGGTTCGATGGAGCCAACGGTGGTAACGGGTGGTACGGAGGAGCTGACGAGTATCGTAATATCGATCCCAAAACTTATTACCAATATCACAAAGGCTGTGAATTACTCAGAAAAAATAATCCTGACATCATGATATTCGGTGGTACCGAGCCTACCATCCGTTGGGTGGGCAACGAAAGAGGTATCGCAGGCGAGACCAATTGGAGTATGTATGACTATGATGCCGAGAAGCAACATACACAAGCACAGTATGGCATGGAACAAGCTTCACAATGGATACCGGCAGAGTGTGATGTGAGTATAAGGCCGGGATGGTTCTATCACCCCCGTGAAGATCATCAGGTTCGCAGCGTAGCCAACTTAGTTGACCTATATTATAAGAGCGTGGGGCGCAATGCTACCCTGCTTCTCAATTGCCCCATCAACCTCGATGGTAAGATACCCACTCAGGACTCCCTTAATCTCATCAACTTCCACAAAGCCATTGTAAGCAGTTTTGCTCACAATATGCTCAGAGAGTCTGCAATAAAAGCTTCTTCTACCGGTGCGAAGGATCGCCCGGCAGGGTTGATAACAGATGGCAACAATGATACATTCTGGCACTCTGCCGATCCAGACCCCTCGCCCTCTCTCATCTTCACCTTGCCCAAAGCCACAACGACAAACTGCCTCATGTTGCGCGAGTATATCCGATTGGGACAGCGTGTACAGAGCTTCAAGATAGAATATCTTGACGGCAAGGACTGGACTCCAGTAATGACAGCTGAGAAACTCACAACCATAGGTCACAAAAGGCTCATATGTTTCAGCCCCATAACTACTCGTAGCTTGCGTATAACATTTACAGGAGCCAGAGGTTCCGTCTGCATCAGTGAGATAGGGGCTTATAAGACAAAAGAGTTTATAGAGCCCGCCCGAGTACAACGCTCTTCAAATGATAGCATCAGCATAGTGCCATCCTCCCCTGATGTATCGCTAGAAGTTGCCGTAGCAGATAGCAAAACGCCGTCTAGCTCCCCACAGATACGCTGGAAGCAATATTGCGCACCTTTGCTGTGGGCACATGCTAACCGCACATTGTTTATCCGGCAGACATCTCTTTTGGGGCATGACCAGCTTGTCCAACAAGTTAACCCGGGCATACCGGCATCTTGGATGAAAGTGACGGGTACCGACAATAAGAGTGGCAATAAATTATTTGACCTCAACGGATTCTCTTCATGGCAACCTGAAAAAGGGAAGAAATCCGTGGAAATTGTAGTCAAAGCCCCCATCGTGATCAAAAAGATTGTATATACCCCGGATCAGAACAGAGATGCATCCGGACATATACATACTTACAGCCTACTACTCGATGGCAAAGAAGTGAGAAAGGGTGAGTTCAGTAATATCAAAAACAATCCTATCCCCCAAGAAATCATTTTGAACCAACCCATTAAAGCTCAAAAAATAGAACTTCGTGTGATACACACGGTAGATAACACGGGTCATATTTCTATAGGAGATTTATCTATTTATACTCATTAA
- the rplS gene encoding 50S ribosomal protein L19, with product MDFIKIVNEEFKSGKEHAAFRSGDTITVDYRIKEGNKERIQKYRGVVIRISGHGDKKHFTVRKMTEGVGVERIFPMDSPFIENITVEKRGKVRRAKLYYLRGLTGKKARIKERR from the coding sequence ATGGATTTCATTAAGATTGTAAACGAAGAGTTTAAGTCCGGTAAGGAGCATGCTGCTTTTCGCAGTGGTGATACCATTACTGTAGACTACCGTATCAAAGAAGGTAACAAAGAACGTATACAGAAGTATCGTGGCGTAGTGATCCGTATCAGTGGTCATGGCGACAAGAAGCACTTTACCGTACGTAAGATGACTGAAGGTGTAGGCGTAGAGCGTATCTTCCCTATGGATAGCCCATTCATCGAAAACATCACGGTGGAAAAACGTGGTAAGGTACGTCGTGCCAAGCTTTATTATCTGCGTGGACTTACAGGTAAGAAAGCTCGTATCAAAGAACGTCGATAA
- a CDS encoding VOC family protein, with protein sequence MKKITIESFFDHFNFNVKDLQKSLDWYREALGLHEVKRKEAPDGSYILVYLGDNKGGFRLELTWLRDWDRPYNLGDNEYHLCMRVAGDYDEVRAYHKAMNCVCFENEKMGLYFISDPDGYWIEILPVK encoded by the coding sequence ATGAAAAAAATAACGATTGAGTCCTTTTTTGATCACTTTAATTTCAACGTGAAGGATCTCCAAAAGAGCCTCGACTGGTACCGTGAGGCACTAGGGCTTCATGAAGTAAAGCGCAAAGAAGCACCTGACGGATCCTATATTTTAGTATATTTGGGTGATAACAAAGGAGGCTTTCGTCTTGAACTTACTTGGTTGCGCGATTGGGATAGGCCATACAACCTGGGCGACAATGAGTATCACCTATGTATGAGAGTCGCGGGAGACTATGATGAAGTCAGAGCCTATCACAAAGCTATGAATTGCGTGTGTTTTGAGAACGAAAAGATGGGACTTTATTTCATTTCTGATCCTGATGGATACTGGATAGAAATATTACCTGTCAAATAG
- a CDS encoding DUF3109 family protein: MIQIEDKIVSQDIFDVLFSCDYEKCKGICCVEGESGAPLEGGEAQKLREYLPLVKPLLSPTAIQIIEEQGVSYLDEDGDEVTSIVNGKDCVFTTYDQDGNCLCSYEKLYRDGVIDFIKPISCQLYPIRLTRYKDFTAVNYHKWSVCKCALKKGKKLGLPVYRFLKEPLIRAFGKEWYGYLEEAADILKQEQTLHTH; this comes from the coding sequence ATGATTCAAATCGAAGACAAAATAGTCAGTCAAGACATCTTTGACGTTCTTTTTAGCTGCGACTACGAAAAGTGCAAAGGGATTTGCTGCGTAGAAGGCGAAAGCGGTGCTCCACTGGAAGGAGGGGAAGCTCAAAAGCTTCGTGAATATCTACCACTGGTAAAACCACTACTATCTCCCACCGCCATACAAATCATAGAGGAGCAAGGAGTATCATATTTGGATGAAGACGGGGACGAAGTTACGTCCATTGTCAATGGCAAGGACTGCGTATTTACAACCTATGACCAAGATGGCAATTGTCTTTGTTCTTACGAAAAGCTTTACCGCGACGGAGTCATAGACTTTATCAAGCCTATCAGCTGTCAGCTCTACCCTATCCGCCTTACGCGCTATAAAGACTTCACAGCGGTAAACTATCACAAGTGGTCTGTGTGCAAATGTGCATTAAAAAAAGGTAAAAAGCTGGGGCTTCCGGTTTACCGATTCCTTAAAGAACCTTTAATTCGAGCTTTCGGTAAAGAATGGTACGGCTACCTTGAAGAAGCTGCCGATATCTTGAAACAAGAACAAACACTTCACACACACTAA